The following proteins come from a genomic window of Edaphobacter sp. 4G125:
- the dnaN gene encoding DNA polymerase III subunit beta, with protein sequence MTANQAPTGNLEITVSRAELLRELTAAQSVVERKTTIPILSNFLFEATQDEGGDRLTITATDLDQSMKTSCSARVKKAGACTIPARKLYDYIKLLPEGDISIKLMDNHWVQIRAGRSNTKMVGMARVNFPQVPEFPASGAVKLPVAGLKNLISKTIFSISNEESRYTLNGALLVLKVESMAMVATDGHRLAHIEKLGEQLEGIQGEKKTLIPRKALGELAGLLSNTDAESLEFADDEQTLFFRVGGRVLTSRKLTGQFPNYEAVLPRDNNKFVIVRSEDLMGAIQRVAQFADERSGAIKIRLEQNELKISSSSTDAGESEDSIETPYNYDPLVVGFNSQYLLDFLKAIGNTGEVRLEFKDAQSAGQMRPEDGNEDVKYRYILMPMRI encoded by the coding sequence ATGACCGCCAATCAAGCCCCAACGGGCAACCTCGAGATCACCGTCTCACGCGCGGAGTTACTGCGTGAGCTGACGGCCGCTCAGTCCGTGGTCGAGCGCAAGACGACCATCCCGATCCTGTCCAACTTTCTCTTTGAGGCTACGCAGGACGAAGGCGGTGACCGCCTCACCATCACCGCAACCGATCTCGATCAGAGTATGAAGACCAGCTGTTCCGCGCGAGTCAAGAAAGCCGGCGCATGCACCATTCCTGCTCGCAAGTTGTATGACTACATCAAGCTGCTGCCTGAAGGCGACATCTCCATCAAGCTGATGGATAACCACTGGGTCCAGATTCGTGCTGGCCGCTCCAACACCAAGATGGTGGGCATGGCGCGAGTCAACTTCCCCCAGGTTCCCGAGTTCCCCGCCAGCGGCGCTGTAAAGCTGCCCGTGGCCGGTCTCAAGAACCTGATCTCCAAGACCATCTTCTCTATCTCGAACGAGGAGTCTCGTTACACCCTCAACGGTGCTCTGCTTGTCCTCAAGGTTGAATCCATGGCGATGGTGGCCACCGATGGCCACCGCTTAGCGCATATTGAGAAGTTGGGTGAGCAGCTGGAAGGAATCCAGGGAGAGAAAAAGACCCTGATTCCGCGCAAGGCCCTTGGCGAACTCGCTGGCCTGCTGTCGAATACCGATGCCGAATCTCTCGAGTTTGCCGATGATGAGCAGACCCTCTTCTTCCGGGTCGGCGGACGCGTACTGACCAGCCGCAAGCTCACTGGCCAATTCCCCAACTACGAGGCTGTGCTTCCGCGCGACAACAACAAGTTTGTCATCGTGCGCTCCGAAGACCTTATGGGCGCGATTCAGCGTGTCGCTCAGTTTGCGGACGAGCGCTCGGGAGCCATCAAGATTCGCCTCGAACAGAACGAGCTGAAGATCTCTTCTTCCTCAACCGATGCTGGCGAATCCGAAGATTCCATCGAAACCCCTTACAACTACGATCCTTTAGTGGTAGGCTTCAACAGCCAGTACCTTCTGGATTTTCTAAAGGCAATTGGTAACACCGGCGAGGTCAGATTGGAGTTCAAAGATGCCCAGTCTGCTGGTCAAATGCGTCCCGAAGATGGAAATGAGGACGTAAAGTACCGGTACATCCTGATGCCGATGCGCATCTGA